One genomic segment of Gadus chalcogrammus isolate NIFS_2021 chromosome 3, NIFS_Gcha_1.0, whole genome shotgun sequence includes these proteins:
- the slc26a11 gene encoding sodium-independent sulfate anion transporter isoform X2: MEQPLLGGPPGARCGAPPGGRWWYRALRSWLPVLSWLPRYSLSALRMDVVAGLTVGLTTVPQALAYAEVAGLPVQYGLYSAFMGGFIYPLLGTSKDLTLGPTAIMSLLCASVVGGRPGRAVLLSLLCGAVQTALGVLRLGFLLDFVSYPVIKGFTCAAAVTIGFGQIKNLLGLRGVPQTFYLEVYYTFYRLPEARLGDALLGLLCLALLLTLQWMKSSLGPQNQGGPQNQGGPQNQGGPQNQGGPRTLEGPRTQEGPQNQEGPRGSRAARRFVCGAATVRNAVVVLAASGLAAACLTSGFPVFTVTGKTAQGLPAFRPPATSETTANGTVVSFLEIVEGFGGSLAVIPLMGVLESIAIAKAFASQNDYRVDANQELLAIGLTNIMGSFVSAYPVTGSFGRTAVNSQSGVCTPAGGIMNSAVVMLSLAFLMPAFCYIPKASLAAVIICAVAPMVDYGVVVELWRVRTSPPRSVVLDFLHVSSIDSTVLSELRALLRLFRLRGAGLLLSRVQPSVQAVLLAADLPGLRLTDDLSAALQGHVDELSWTGAQGC, encoded by the exons ATGGAGCAGCCCCTGCTAGGCGGGCCCCCCGGTGCCCGGTGCGGGGCTCCCCCCGGTGGCCGCTGGTGGTACCGCGCGCTGCGGTCCTGGCTGCCCGTCCTCTCGTGGCTGCCGCGCTACTCGCTGAGCGCACTCCGCATGGACGTGGTGGCCGGCCTCACGGTGGGGCTCACCACCGTGCCGCAGGCCCTGGCCTACGCTGAGGTGGCCGGGCTGCCTGTGCAG TACGGCCTGTACTCCGCCTTCATGGGCGGCTTCATCTACCCCCTCTTGGGCACCTCAAAGGACCTGACCCTGGGCCCCACCGCCATCATGTCCCTGCTCTGCGCctcggtggtgggggggcggcCGGGGCGCGCGGTGCTGCTCAGCCTGCTCTGCGGCGCCGTGCAGACTGCCCTGGGGGTGCTgcggctgg GGTTCCTTCTGGACTTCGTGTCCTACCCGGTGATAAAGGGCTTCACCTGTGCTGCTGCAGTGACCATCGGGTTCGGTCAGATAAAG AACCTCCTGGGGCTCCGCGGAGTCCCCCAGACCTTCTACCTGGAGGTGTACTACACCTTCTACCGGCTCCCTGAGGCCCGGCTCGGCGACGCCCTGCTGGGGCTGCTCTGTCTGGCTCTGCTCCTCACGCTGCAGTGGATGAAGAGCAGCCTGGGCCCCCAGAACCAGGGGGGCCCCCAGAACCAGGGGGGCCCCCAGAACCAGGGGGGCCCCCAGAACCAGGGGGGCCCCCGGACCTTGGAGGGGCCACGGACCCAGGAGGGCCCCCAGAACCAGGAGGGCCCCCGGGGGAGCAGAGCGGCCAGGAGATTTGTGTGTGGAGCCGCCACTG tgcgGAACGCCGTGGTGGTGCTCGCCGCGTCCGGCCTCGCCGCCGCCTGTCTCACCTCCGGGTTTCCTGTCTTCACCGTCACCGGGAAAACCGCCCAGGGCCTCCCGGCGTTCCGCCCGCCGGCGACCTCCGAGACCACCGCCAACGGCACGGTGGTCTCCTTCCTGGAGATCGTCGAG gggTTTGGTGGCAGCCTCGCTGTCATTCCCTTGATGGGGGTTCTTGAAAGCATCGCAATCGCCAAAGCCTTTG CGAGTCAGAACGACTACCGTGTGGACGCCAACCAGGAGCTGCTGGCCATCGGCCTCACCAACATCATGGGCTCCTTCGTCTCGGCCTACCCCGTCACCGGCAGCTTTGGGAG GACAGCGGTCAACTCCCAGAGCGGTGTGTGCACTCCGGCCGGGGGCATCATGAACA GTGCCGTCGTGATGCTGTCCCTGGCCTTCCTCATGCCCGCCTTCTGCTACATCCCTAAAGCGTCTCTGGCGGCGGTCATCATCTGTGCGGTGGCGCCGATGGTCGACTACggcgtggtggtggagctgtGGCGCGTCCGAA CGTCCCCGCCCCGCTCCGTGGTGCTGGACTTCCTCCATGTCAGCTCCATCGACTCCACGGTGCTCAGCGAGCTGCGAGCCCTTCTGAGGCTCTTCAGGCTGCGGGGGGCGGGACTGCTCCTCTCTCGGGTGCAG CCCTCTGTCCAGGCCGTCCTTCTGGCCGCTGACCTGCCAGGTCTGAGGCTCACGGACGACCTGTCGGCCGCCCTTCAGGGGCACGTTGATGAACTCAGCTGGACAGGtgcgcaaggttgctag
- the slc26a11 gene encoding sodium-independent sulfate anion transporter isoform X1, protein MEQPLLGGPPGARCGAPPGGRWWYRALRSWLPVLSWLPRYSLSALRMDVVAGLTVGLTTVPQALAYAEVAGLPVQYGLYSAFMGGFIYPLLGTSKDLTLGPTAIMSLLCASVVGGRPGRAVLLSLLCGAVQTALGVLRLGFLLDFVSYPVIKGFTCAAAVTIGFGQIKNLLGLRGVPQTFYLEVYYTFYRLPEARLGDALLGLLCLALLLTLQWMKSSLGPQNQGGPQNQGGPQNQGGPQNQGGPRTLEGPRTQEGPQNQEGPRGSRAARRFVCGAATVRNAVVVLAASGLAAACLTSGFPVFTVTGKTAQGLPAFRPPATSETTANGTVVSFLEIVEGFGGSLAVIPLMGVLESIAIAKAFASQNDYRVDANQELLAIGLTNIMGSFVSAYPVTGSFGRTAVNSQSGVCTPAGGIMNSAVVMLSLAFLMPAFCYIPKASLAAVIICAVAPMVDYGVVVELWRVRKRDLLPFSLTFLLSFWEVQYGLLGGVALSGAMLLHHAARPPLKVTDHGVLLVELGSGLSFPASEHLSHVLHTHALLASPPRSVVLDFLHVSSIDSTVLSELRALLRLFRLRGAGLLLSRVQPSVQAVLLAADLPGLRLTDDLSAALQGHVDELSWTGAQGC, encoded by the exons ATGGAGCAGCCCCTGCTAGGCGGGCCCCCCGGTGCCCGGTGCGGGGCTCCCCCCGGTGGCCGCTGGTGGTACCGCGCGCTGCGGTCCTGGCTGCCCGTCCTCTCGTGGCTGCCGCGCTACTCGCTGAGCGCACTCCGCATGGACGTGGTGGCCGGCCTCACGGTGGGGCTCACCACCGTGCCGCAGGCCCTGGCCTACGCTGAGGTGGCCGGGCTGCCTGTGCAG TACGGCCTGTACTCCGCCTTCATGGGCGGCTTCATCTACCCCCTCTTGGGCACCTCAAAGGACCTGACCCTGGGCCCCACCGCCATCATGTCCCTGCTCTGCGCctcggtggtgggggggcggcCGGGGCGCGCGGTGCTGCTCAGCCTGCTCTGCGGCGCCGTGCAGACTGCCCTGGGGGTGCTgcggctgg GGTTCCTTCTGGACTTCGTGTCCTACCCGGTGATAAAGGGCTTCACCTGTGCTGCTGCAGTGACCATCGGGTTCGGTCAGATAAAG AACCTCCTGGGGCTCCGCGGAGTCCCCCAGACCTTCTACCTGGAGGTGTACTACACCTTCTACCGGCTCCCTGAGGCCCGGCTCGGCGACGCCCTGCTGGGGCTGCTCTGTCTGGCTCTGCTCCTCACGCTGCAGTGGATGAAGAGCAGCCTGGGCCCCCAGAACCAGGGGGGCCCCCAGAACCAGGGGGGCCCCCAGAACCAGGGGGGCCCCCAGAACCAGGGGGGCCCCCGGACCTTGGAGGGGCCACGGACCCAGGAGGGCCCCCAGAACCAGGAGGGCCCCCGGGGGAGCAGAGCGGCCAGGAGATTTGTGTGTGGAGCCGCCACTG tgcgGAACGCCGTGGTGGTGCTCGCCGCGTCCGGCCTCGCCGCCGCCTGTCTCACCTCCGGGTTTCCTGTCTTCACCGTCACCGGGAAAACCGCCCAGGGCCTCCCGGCGTTCCGCCCGCCGGCGACCTCCGAGACCACCGCCAACGGCACGGTGGTCTCCTTCCTGGAGATCGTCGAG gggTTTGGTGGCAGCCTCGCTGTCATTCCCTTGATGGGGGTTCTTGAAAGCATCGCAATCGCCAAAGCCTTTG CGAGTCAGAACGACTACCGTGTGGACGCCAACCAGGAGCTGCTGGCCATCGGCCTCACCAACATCATGGGCTCCTTCGTCTCGGCCTACCCCGTCACCGGCAGCTTTGGGAG GACAGCGGTCAACTCCCAGAGCGGTGTGTGCACTCCGGCCGGGGGCATCATGAACA GTGCCGTCGTGATGCTGTCCCTGGCCTTCCTCATGCCCGCCTTCTGCTACATCCCTAAAGCGTCTCTGGCGGCGGTCATCATCTGTGCGGTGGCGCCGATGGTCGACTACggcgtggtggtggagctgtGGCGCGTCCGAA AGCGGGACCTGCTGCCCTTCTCCCTCACCTTCCTGCTCAGCTTCTGGGAGGTGCAGTACGGGCTCCTGGGGGGGGTGGCGCTGTCTGGAGCCATGCTGCTGCACCACGCTGCCCGGCCCCCCCTGAag GTGACTGACCACGGTGTGCTGCTGGTAGAGCTGGGCAGTGGCCTCAGCTTCCCGGCCTCGGAACACCTCAGCCACGTCCTCCACACCCATGCCCTGCTGG CGTCCCCGCCCCGCTCCGTGGTGCTGGACTTCCTCCATGTCAGCTCCATCGACTCCACGGTGCTCAGCGAGCTGCGAGCCCTTCTGAGGCTCTTCAGGCTGCGGGGGGCGGGACTGCTCCTCTCTCGGGTGCAG CCCTCTGTCCAGGCCGTCCTTCTGGCCGCTGACCTGCCAGGTCTGAGGCTCACGGACGACCTGTCGGCCGCCCTTCAGGGGCACGTTGATGAACTCAGCTGGACAGGtgcgcaaggttgctag